The following are encoded together in the Nitrospira sp. genome:
- the mtnA gene encoding S-methyl-5-thioribose-1-phosphate isomerase, with the protein MVPTVEWKNGAVRLLDQRRLPEMVEFIDCRDYQSVADAIRTLKVRGAPAIGVTAAMGVALGAQTVQTTDHVTFTQAVLKICDELAATRPTAVNLFWAIERMRRKLESSQGQPVSAIKQRLVEESQAILEEDITLCKTMGRHGAGLIQDGQTILTHCNAGSLATAGYGTALGVIRAAWEQGKKIKVIADETRPVLQGARLTAWELMQDQIPVTLITDNMAGSLMKQGKIQLCVVGADRIAANGDVANKIGTYSVAVLAKAHNIPFYVAAPYSTIDLKTKTGDDIPIEQRNSLEVTTIHGSHPVAPKDVAVYNPAFDVTPAELITGIITERGVFKPGELAVQFQSK; encoded by the coding sequence ATGGTTCCAACGGTTGAATGGAAAAACGGTGCCGTACGTCTCCTAGACCAACGTCGGCTTCCTGAGATGGTTGAGTTCATCGACTGCCGTGATTATCAATCGGTAGCCGATGCCATCCGTACCTTGAAAGTTCGTGGAGCCCCGGCGATTGGGGTGACTGCGGCAATGGGCGTGGCCTTAGGCGCACAGACCGTCCAGACAACCGACCACGTAACTTTTACCCAAGCGGTCCTCAAGATCTGCGATGAGTTGGCCGCAACCAGGCCGACCGCCGTCAATCTCTTCTGGGCGATTGAGCGGATGAGACGGAAACTGGAGTCGTCGCAAGGGCAACCGGTCTCAGCGATCAAACAGAGGCTCGTCGAAGAATCTCAAGCGATACTGGAAGAAGATATTACGCTGTGCAAAACCATGGGACGCCATGGAGCAGGGCTGATCCAAGACGGTCAGACGATTCTCACGCACTGTAACGCGGGATCACTCGCTACGGCTGGGTATGGAACGGCGCTTGGCGTCATTCGGGCGGCATGGGAGCAGGGGAAGAAGATCAAGGTGATTGCAGATGAAACTCGTCCTGTCCTTCAAGGCGCTCGCCTCACAGCTTGGGAACTGATGCAAGACCAGATTCCCGTTACGTTGATCACAGACAATATGGCCGGGTCACTTATGAAGCAGGGGAAAATTCAACTCTGCGTCGTCGGAGCAGATCGCATTGCCGCCAACGGGGATGTGGCGAACAAAATCGGCACGTACTCCGTGGCAGTCCTAGCCAAGGCGCACAACATTCCCTTCTATGTCGCAGCTCCCTATTCGACTATCGATCTGAAAACAAAAACCGGAGACGATATTCCAATCGAACAGCGAAACTCTCTTGAAGTCACAACCATCCACGGCAGCCATCCCGTCGCTCCCAAAGATGTGGCAGTCTACAATCCCGCCTTTGATGTCACACCAGCCGAACTTATCACAGGGATCATCACCGAACGAGGCGTGTTCAAGCCAGGCGAACTCGCCGTGCAGTTTCAATCTAAGTAG